A window of Candidatus Saccharimonadales bacterium genomic DNA:
TTTAAGATTATGGACATCATATCAGTGATTTATCGTTCGTTAACGTTTGTTCGGTTCGTTCGTTGATGTTTATTGCGTTGGTTAACAAGTTCATCCGGGTCAAGTACAGGTCGGCTGGGGTCAAATAATCCAAGGCTTGATGGGGGCGCTCATAATTGTAAAGCTGAAAGTAAGCGGTTAAACCGTGCCGCGCCTGTCTTGGGTTTTCATAGTCGCTCAAGTACACCTCCTCGTATTTGACACTGCGCCACAAGCGTTCGGTAAAAATGTTGTCCATGGCTCGGCCCCGCCCATCCATACTGATTTGAGAGCCGATAGCCAGGAAACGGTCAAGATATTGGGGGCTGGTGA
This region includes:
- a CDS encoding integrase core domain-containing protein; this translates as YSRFVVSWALDQTLEMPFVLDAVDRALGQASPEIINSDQGSHFTSPQYLDRFLAIGSQISMDGRGRAMDNIFTERLWRSVKYEEVYLSDYENPRQARHGLTAYFQLYNYERPHQALDYLTPADLYLTRMNLLTNAININERTEQTLTNDKSLI